Within the Gemmatimonas aurantiaca genome, the region GGCCAGCAACAGCGCGGCCGTGCCGGCAACGGCCGTCGTGAGCACCAGTCCCCCGGCGAGCGTCAGCACTCCGTGACCGAAGGCCCGGCTCGTTGTGTCGTGAGACATGGCCGCGCGCCGTTTTTCGCGGGCGCGCATGTAGCCGAGCCACCGGCCCATCCACACCGTGGGGTGCAGGCGGTCCGGTGGCTCTCCAAGCGTCAGGTCCGCGAGGAGCGCGACGAGCGCAACTCCCCGCGTGGCACCCGGGTACTCCACTCAGAAGTACCGCACTCAGAACGTGCGGATGGTCAGCGACATGGGACCCGAGCCGACCGCGATGCTGTCACGGAGCGCGAAGGTGGTCGCATCGTACACGAACGTGTATGGCGCGAGTCCCTGCGAGTTGCTGCCGAAGAATGCCTGGTAGATGCGACCATCGGCACCGGCCGATGTGGACGAGGCTCCGCGGCATGCGCCCGTGCTCGCGCGCTTCGCGCACACCGGATTGTCGGGTCCCCGCACGAAGGCGCGTGTACGCGTGTTCCACACGAGCGTGGCGTTCGAGAAGCTCGAGATGTACGCCATGCCGTTGGCATCGATCGTGATGTGGCCGGGGCCGACACCCATGTTGGGAATGAGCGCTACGCGGGTCATGGTGGCCGGGTCGATGATGGCCAGGCTGCCCTGCGCCACATAGTCGCCGGTGTTGACCACGTACAGCAGACCATCGGGGCCCACGGTGGCTTCGTTCGGATTGGTGCCGCCCGTCTGCACGGTGCCCAGCACGGCCATCGTGCTCGGATTGATGGCCGTCACGATGCCCTCACCGATCGGCACATAGTTGGCGAGGTTGCCGGAGATCGCGAGCACCCGTCCGGCCGCATACGCCATGGCTGTGGGCGCCGGTGCGACATCCGCCGTGGCCGTGATGTCCGTGGAGGTCTGATTGAGATAGACGCGGCCGATCTTGTTGGTGTTCGTGTTGGCGACGAACACGGTGGTGTCGTTGGCCCACACCGATCCGGTGGTGTTGCCGTTGGGGAACGTGAAGAAGCGGCCGACGGTGGCCGTTTCGAGGTTCACGATGGCGACACTGGCGGCGTTGCCGAGTGGCACGGCGGCCTTGCGTCCGCGCAGCGAGAAGCCGATGGGCGTGACCGTGGTGCTCGAACCGAGCGGGATCTGCACCGTGGTGGTGGGCGATCCGAGCTGGAACATGGTGATCGACTTGCTGCCGGAGTTCACGACCAAGCCGATCTCACGATTGCCGGCGACACCGCCCAGGAAGCCCGGGGCGGGTTCCGGCTCGGTGAGCTTGTCGTCACTGCACGCGGCAGTGAGGGCCAACAGGGCCATGGCCGCGAGGCGGCGTGACGAAAGCAGATGACGAACGCTGAGAAGACGCATCGAAGGAATCGGAATCAGGGCGTGGGAGAAGAAGCCCGCCGCACGCGGAGCGAGATGCTCCACAGGCGGGTGGGGAAGGGGTAGTCCACGAGCATCGCGGCATCGCGATTGAACAGGTTCTCGACGGACAGCATCGGCGAGAACATCCAGCCGCCCCGGCGGGCCGACGTCGACAGGCGCATGTCGGTCATCCGATAGGGGGCAAGGGCGTTGAGCATCGAACCCGGTGCCGTGCGGCGCGTGCCGACATGGCGGGTGACGACATCGAGACGTGACGCGGCGAGCGACAGCGACGATTGCAGCGACGCGGTGACCTGCGGGCGATAGACCACCTGCCCGGTGAGCACACCACCCGCGTAGGTGACATCGGTGTGGTCGAGCGTGCCCTGGAACTCGAGATGCGCCGCCGGAATGCGCAGACCGCTGCGCGCTTCCCATCCCCGGCGATGCACGTCGTAGTTGTTCGGACTCCAGATGAACCGGAAGTCGGGGAACCAGAGGATCATGCCCTGGACATCGGAGCGGAACGCCGCGGCTTCGGCGGTCCAGTGCAGTGGTCCGGTCGTCACGTCACGCAGACCCGCCCGGGCTTCGAGATCGTGTTTCGTACGTTCGGGGCGCAGCGAGGGATTGGCCCGCACCTGCACCCCTTCGTGGAAGAACTGATCGGCGATGGTGGGTGGCGCGAAGCCGGCGCCGTACGACACGCTCACGGCTGCTGGTCCCCGTTCGGTGCGCAGCATGAAGCGGGGAGACAGCGATGCGCCCGTGAGCAACGAGCTGTGGTCCACACGCAGCGCGAGATCGGCGAGCAGTCGGGTGGGACGTGCGCCGTTGTCCAGCGTGCGTTCCGCGCGGGCATTGAACCAGGCGCCGGCGAGCGTTTGCCCATCGGGAGCATTGGCCGCGAGATTGTTGCTCGTGAGTGCGAGATGACGCACTTCGATACCGGCCGCGGTGGTCATCGGGTGCCACGTCGCGGTCGCCGACGATGTCACGGTGAGACCGGTGGCCGACACCGTATCGGCAAAGGCCTGACCGAATGGCGGTGAGGGGTCCGTGTAGCGGCCGCGTTCGCGGGTGACGTCGGCCGTGGACGCCACGACCCAGCGGCCGGGACTCCACTGCGCCGTGGCGCCGCCATTCAACCGGGAGAAATCCTGACGGCCACTGCGCGACGGTTGGATGATCGAGCCGGCCATCCCCCGATCGGTGTTGCCATAACTGCCGCGTATCGTGAACTGACGATTGCCGATGTCGACGCCACTGCTGGCGACGATCTGGGTGGTGGTGGCGTCGGCGTTGAGACGATCGGCCCGGCCACCGCCGCGCAGTGCCGGCAGCGGATAGGAGAAGTCACCGCGCACGGTGCGGTGATCGACGCCCAGCGAAGCGCTGCGCGAACCGTTGCCGCGCTGCACGGTGGTGCCGAGGGTGCCGGCCACGCCCCACTCTCCGAGTGCGCCCACGCGCGCCAGGATCGAACGTTCCTGTTGCGACCGGCGGGTGACGATCTCGATCACGCCGGCCATGGCGCGCGGGCCGTAACGCGCCGATTGGGCGCCGGTGAGCACCGTGACCCGTTCGATGTTCTCGAGCGGAATGGCCGACAGATCGGCGGCACCGGAGATGGCGGAGTTGAGCGGCACGCCATCCAGCAGGATGAGCACCTGATTGGACGACGATCCGCGGATGGACACCCGCGCCGGCTGTCCGGGGCCGCCGGAACGGGTGACCACCACCCCGGGCGTGATCTGCAGCAGATCGCCCAGATCGCGCTGGCCCGACGCTTCGATGGTCGAGCGTGTGAAAGTGGTCGCGTTGGGAGCAACGGTATCGCGCGTGGCCTGCACCACCATGCGCTCGAGCACCGGAGCCATGGGTTCGAGCGTCACATCGAGTGATGTGGCCCGCGCGTTCTGCACGCCCACTTCTTCCGTGCGGGATACGAACCCCAGCGCACGGACAGTGACGCGATACAGCCGCGGTTCCAGGCTGCGCAGGAGATAGGCGCCGTCGACACCGGTGCGGGCCGCGAGACCCGGCC harbors:
- a CDS encoding TonB-dependent receptor plug domain-containing protein; the protein is MATMMPRALWTLLVLMTLPILSLQAQVSGEIRGRITDASTGRPVADARVELDGPGLAARTGVDGAYLLRSLEPRLYRVTVRALGFVSRTEEVGVQNARATSLDVTLEPMAPVLERMVVQATRDTVAPNATTFTRSTIEASGQRDLGDLLQITPGVVVTRSGGPGQPARVSIRGSSSNQVLILLDGVPLNSAISGAADLSAIPLENIERVTVLTGAQSARYGPRAMAGVIEIVTRRSQQERSILARVGALGEWGVAGTLGTTVQRGNGSRSASLGVDHRTVRGDFSYPLPALRGGGRADRLNADATTTQIVASSGVDIGNRQFTIRGSYGNTDRGMAGSIIQPSRSGRQDFSRLNGGATAQWSPGRWVVASTADVTRERGRYTDPSPPFGQAFADTVSATGLTVTSSATATWHPMTTAAGIEVRHLALTSNNLAANAPDGQTLAGAWFNARAERTLDNGARPTRLLADLALRVDHSSLLTGASLSPRFMLRTERGPAAVSVSYGAGFAPPTIADQFFHEGVQVRANPSLRPERTKHDLEARAGLRDVTTGPLHWTAEAAAFRSDVQGMILWFPDFRFIWSPNNYDVHRRGWEARSGLRIPAAHLEFQGTLDHTDVTYAGGVLTGQVVYRPQVTASLQSSLSLAASRLDVVTRHVGTRRTAPGSMLNALAPYRMTDMRLSTSARRGGWMFSPMLSVENLFNRDAAMLVDYPFPTRLWSISLRVRRASSPTP